In Deinococcus proteolyticus MRP, a single genomic region encodes these proteins:
- a CDS encoding MFS transporter encodes MTPTSSPSPRLWTRSFTVYWLAGLQSVFGNALTSVVVAVLVYGLTGQASAMGLTLALGMLPALLSPFAGVVVDRVPVRPLLIAGDVLRGLLVLGLALGLMNGQVSIFWLNSAVLLSGLITAFTSPASSTLLPQLVPAEHLARANGLMGMGIQSAQLAGLFLGAGLVTLLGQASTLLLDAATFLISAGALLLVRLPSRVKAPVKEGFWTAFRAGFQVLARHPGFAMIPVLAFVLNIAFAPMQMLLPEHLAGFGLPERFYGVALGTVMGGMLAGSLSVTALGQRFRPQLALPLGLLSGSLSLAVMAQSPYVELFYAALATLGLGVALTNTAISYLGQTLIPEEFRGRVFGLISAGSQAGMPLAMILLGPAADAYGSRPLWSTGAAVMLLSTCAWLYLGTQAGRGARPTSIT; translated from the coding sequence ATGACCCCCACTTCATCACCTTCGCCCCGACTCTGGACCCGCAGTTTCACCGTCTACTGGCTGGCCGGGTTGCAGTCGGTCTTCGGAAACGCGCTGACGTCGGTGGTGGTGGCTGTGCTGGTGTACGGCCTGACCGGTCAGGCCAGCGCGATGGGGCTCACGCTGGCACTGGGAATGCTGCCCGCGCTGCTCAGCCCATTCGCCGGCGTGGTGGTGGACCGGGTGCCAGTCAGGCCGCTGCTGATTGCCGGCGACGTGCTGCGCGGCCTGCTGGTGCTGGGTCTGGCCCTGGGTCTGATGAACGGGCAGGTCAGTATCTTCTGGCTCAACAGTGCCGTGTTGCTCAGCGGCCTGATTACGGCATTCACCTCGCCGGCCAGTTCCACGCTGCTGCCCCAGCTGGTGCCGGCCGAACACCTGGCACGTGCCAACGGCCTGATGGGAATGGGCATTCAGAGCGCGCAGCTGGCCGGCCTGTTTCTGGGGGCTGGTCTGGTCACGCTGCTGGGGCAGGCCAGCACCCTGTTGCTGGACGCTGCCACCTTTTTGATCAGTGCCGGGGCACTGCTGCTGGTCAGGCTGCCCAGCCGGGTCAAAGCCCCGGTCAAGGAAGGCTTCTGGACAGCGTTCCGCGCCGGGTTCCAGGTGCTGGCCCGCCACCCCGGCTTCGCCATGATTCCGGTGCTGGCCTTTGTGCTCAATATTGCTTTTGCCCCCATGCAGATGCTGCTGCCCGAGCACCTGGCCGGCTTCGGCCTACCGGAACGCTTTTACGGGGTGGCCCTGGGCACCGTCATGGGCGGGATGCTGGCAGGCAGCCTGAGCGTGACCGCGCTGGGCCAGCGCTTCCGGCCCCAGCTGGCGCTCCCGCTGGGCCTGCTGAGCGGCAGTCTCAGCCTGGCGGTGATGGCTCAGAGCCCCTATGTGGAGCTGTTCTACGCCGCGCTTGCCACCCTCGGGCTGGGCGTGGCCCTGACCAACACCGCCATCTCTTACCTGGGGCAGACCCTGATTCCCGAGGAGTTCCGGGGCCGGGTATTCGGGCTGATTTCCGCTGGCTCCCAGGCCGGCATGCCCCTGGCGATGATCCTGCTGGGCCCGGCAGCCGACGCCTATGGCAGCCGCCCACTGTGGTCTACTGGAGCGGCCGTGATGTTGCTCAGCACCTGCGCCTGGCTCTATCTCGGCACCCAAGCTGGCCGGGGCGCCCGCCCGACTTCCATAACTTGA
- a CDS encoding diacylglycerol/lipid kinase family protein, translated as MISDQTTPPSVQSPGAQFTEALLQKGVLVIFNPKSGQGDSSLPELLDLLRAQGIPLTERALEGERPMAEFVHDLEDYAAVIGAGGDGTVSALAYAMAQRQARIPLLAFPAGTANLIALNLAIPSEPEALLQLMLSGHTLALDLGELETGDGGERKGFAMLAGAGADASMIKESEPLKKNFGTMAYVMAAMRQINPPTTTFHIRADGQERTFTGIGVMVANLGMANYRIPITADISPNDGQFTVILLKEGNILRLGANLLDSLKAKFKLGDPAFSDNLETFTAREIEVVAEDPFPLQFDGEIHVETTPFKARVLPQAVQFFTTQTEGDLNT; from the coding sequence ATGATATCAGATCAAACCACCCCCCCCAGTGTTCAGTCTCCCGGCGCCCAGTTCACCGAGGCCCTGCTGCAAAAGGGCGTACTGGTCATCTTCAATCCCAAAAGTGGTCAGGGAGACAGTTCGCTCCCGGAGTTGCTCGATCTGCTGCGGGCCCAGGGCATTCCCCTGACCGAGCGCGCCCTGGAAGGTGAGCGCCCGATGGCCGAATTCGTCCACGACCTGGAAGACTATGCCGCCGTGATCGGTGCTGGGGGAGACGGCACCGTCAGTGCCCTGGCCTACGCGATGGCCCAGCGGCAGGCACGTATTCCCCTGCTGGCCTTCCCGGCGGGCACCGCCAACCTGATCGCCCTGAACCTGGCCATCCCGAGCGAACCGGAGGCGTTGCTGCAGCTGATGCTCTCCGGGCACACCCTGGCCTTGGACCTGGGCGAGCTGGAAACTGGAGACGGCGGCGAGCGCAAAGGCTTCGCCATGCTGGCCGGTGCCGGCGCGGACGCGTCCATGATCAAGGAAAGCGAGCCGCTCAAGAAGAACTTTGGGACCATGGCCTATGTCATGGCCGCCATGCGCCAGATTAACCCGCCCACCACCACGTTCCACATTCGTGCCGATGGACAGGAGCGGACCTTTACCGGTATCGGGGTGATGGTGGCCAACCTGGGCATGGCGAACTACCGCATTCCGATTACGGCCGATATCAGCCCCAACGACGGGCAGTTCACGGTGATTCTGCTCAAGGAAGGCAACATTCTGCGCCTGGGCGCCAACCTGCTCGACTCGCTCAAGGCCAAATTCAAGCTGGGCGACCCGGCTTTCAGCGATAATCTGGAAACTTTTACCGCCCGTGAAATCGAAGTGGTGGCCGAGGACCCGTTCCCGCTGCAGTTCGACGGTGAGATTCACGTGGAAACGACTCCCTTCAAAGCGCGGGTGCTTCCGCAGGCGGTTCAGTTCTTTACCACCCAGACAGAGGGCGACCTGAACACCTGA
- a CDS encoding IPT/TIG domain-containing protein: MKRVLFSLVFAGGLAACAPTQQTAVQQASVTPLLIKTSASAARGGTLIIQGRYLGGASNGTVRLTDSGGQGGYVFPASAVQSWTASQIVLTIPQNAPVGGHWLFVEVDGQRSTGLQYSVQQ; the protein is encoded by the coding sequence ATGAAACGTGTCCTGTTTTCTTTAGTTTTTGCCGGCGGCCTGGCCGCCTGCGCCCCCACCCAGCAGACGGCCGTCCAGCAGGCTTCGGTCACCCCACTGCTTATCAAAACCTCGGCCTCGGCGGCGCGGGGCGGCACCCTTATCATTCAGGGCCGTTACCTGGGCGGCGCCAGTAACGGCACCGTGCGCCTGACCGACAGCGGAGGCCAGGGCGGATACGTCTTCCCGGCATCGGCGGTGCAGTCGTGGACCGCCAGCCAGATTGTCCTCACCATTCCCCAGAACGCCCCGGTGGGCGGGCACTGGCTGTTCGTTGAAGTGGACGGCCAGCGCAGCACGGGCCTGCAGTACTCGGTTCAGCAGTAA
- the hisS gene encoding histidine--tRNA ligase, translated as MVKRPKGTKDHLPAGSPGLSPDAAASAHAHIHRIAAQVLERAGAQFIATPMFEEADLVQRGVGGSTDIVRKEMFTVYYAGEHGGYVLRPEGTAPIVRAYLENGLKQLGAPLKLWTHGPMFRAENVQKGRLRQFHQVDYECLGSSDALADAEAIALMWDIVTALGLKGVSIQLGSIGDPQDRAAYNEYLRGLFTPHLEGLSEDSKDRLTRNPMRILDSKSESDQAIIAELSVRPMLDFLGAEAAAHFEQVRQHLTDWGVPFETDPSIVRGLDYYRRTAWELHHQGIGAKSALGGGGRYDGLAQELGAKDEVPGIGWAFGIERILLAMEDEGLSFPAAVGPALYLAALDDEHVALVAALARQARQVAGADFSFRRRGAGQAFKEADRRGARWAAVIGSNEAAQQRLTLKNLSSGEQVAVPFDGLNIFLKENA; from the coding sequence ATGGTGAAGCGCCCCAAAGGAACCAAAGACCACCTTCCCGCCGGCAGTCCCGGCCTCTCCCCCGACGCAGCCGCGTCCGCCCATGCCCACATCCACCGCATCGCCGCGCAGGTGCTGGAGCGGGCCGGCGCACAGTTCATTGCCACCCCCATGTTTGAAGAGGCGGACCTGGTTCAGCGCGGTGTGGGCGGCAGCACCGACATTGTCCGCAAGGAGATGTTCACCGTCTACTACGCCGGCGAGCACGGCGGCTACGTGCTGCGGCCGGAAGGCACCGCGCCCATTGTGCGGGCGTACCTGGAAAACGGGCTCAAGCAGTTGGGGGCCCCACTGAAACTGTGGACCCACGGGCCGATGTTCCGCGCCGAGAACGTGCAAAAAGGCCGCCTGCGCCAGTTCCATCAGGTGGACTACGAGTGCCTGGGCAGCAGCGACGCCCTGGCCGACGCCGAAGCCATTGCGCTGATGTGGGACATCGTGACCGCGCTGGGCCTTAAGGGAGTCAGCATTCAGCTGGGCAGCATCGGGGACCCGCAGGACCGCGCCGCTTACAACGAGTACCTGCGCGGGCTGTTCACGCCGCACCTGGAGGGGCTCTCGGAAGATTCCAAGGACCGCCTGACCCGCAACCCGATGCGGATTCTGGATTCCAAGAGCGAAAGCGACCAGGCCATCATCGCCGAGCTGAGCGTGCGGCCGATGCTGGACTTTCTGGGCGCGGAGGCGGCCGCGCACTTTGAGCAGGTCCGGCAGCATCTGACCGACTGGGGCGTGCCCTTCGAGACCGACCCGTCCATCGTGCGCGGGTTGGACTACTACCGCCGCACGGCCTGGGAGCTGCACCACCAGGGCATCGGCGCCAAGTCGGCGCTGGGCGGTGGCGGGCGCTACGACGGGCTGGCACAGGAGCTGGGCGCCAAGGACGAGGTGCCCGGCATCGGCTGGGCGTTCGGTATCGAGCGCATTTTGCTGGCGATGGAAGACGAAGGCCTGAGCTTCCCAGCAGCGGTAGGGCCGGCCCTGTATCTGGCCGCGCTGGACGATGAACATGTCGCCCTGGTCGCGGCGCTTGCCCGCCAGGCCCGCCAGGTGGCAGGGGCCGACTTCAGCTTCCGCCGGCGCGGCGCTGGTCAGGCCTTCAAGGAGGCGGACCGCAGGGGCGCACGCTGGGCCGCCGTAATCGGCAGCAACGAGGCCGCGCAGCAGCGGCTGACCCTCAAGAACCTCAGCAGCGGCGAACAGGTGGCCGTGCCCTTTGACGGGCTGAACATCTTCCTGAAGGAGAACGCATGA
- the aspS gene encoding aspartate--tRNA ligase, with protein sequence MKRTALIGELTDANLGPVTLQGWVSGRRNLGGLIFFELRDRSGAVQVQVDPAQAEAFAQADELRAEFVAEVTGTYGLRPQEQRKGGPADYEVLADGVRILNRAKTPPFELDKGGEVSEDVRLRYRYLDLRRPEMQRGLMLRSRTWAAITEFMEREGFINIETPMLTRSTPEGARDFLVPSRLNEGEFYALPQSPQLFKQMLMMAGYDRYYQLARCFRDEDLRSDRQPDFTQLDMEMSFVDQEDVLDMNSRLLAHIFGQVMGQQLSLPLPRLTYQEAMDKYGSDKPDLRFEHALVDVTDLFAGGEFKAFAGAEAVKVIAAPELTRKAIDELERVAKQNGAGGLAWLKRGGEGFTGGISKFVAGITPQLLKRTGVEDGGTLLFTAGDWRTAVEALGAVRLALRDLFDWTAGGPQFAPLWVTDFPQLDYDKDSGTWTYMHHPFTAPHPDDTALFGTERQHEIRAQAYDLVMNGFEIGGGSVRIHSPQTQREMFRAIGLSDEEAQEKFGFFLEALEYGTPPHGGAAWGFDRLVMVLSGAASIRDVIAFPKNNRGQDLMAGAPSPVAEGQLEELGLRVQE encoded by the coding sequence ATGAAAAGGACCGCTTTAATCGGTGAACTGACTGACGCTAACCTCGGCCCCGTGACTTTGCAGGGCTGGGTCAGCGGGCGCCGCAACCTGGGCGGGCTGATTTTTTTTGAATTGCGGGACCGCTCCGGTGCCGTGCAGGTACAGGTGGACCCGGCCCAGGCGGAAGCGTTTGCTCAGGCCGACGAACTGCGGGCCGAGTTCGTGGCGGAGGTGACCGGCACTTATGGACTGCGCCCGCAGGAGCAGCGCAAGGGCGGCCCCGCCGACTATGAGGTGCTGGCAGATGGGGTGCGGATTCTGAACCGCGCCAAGACCCCGCCGTTCGAGCTGGATAAGGGCGGCGAAGTCTCGGAGGACGTGCGCCTGCGCTACCGCTACCTCGACCTGCGCCGGCCGGAAATGCAGCGCGGGCTGATGCTGCGCTCGCGGACCTGGGCAGCAATCACCGAATTTATGGAGCGCGAGGGCTTTATCAACATCGAAACGCCGATGCTTACACGCTCCACGCCCGAGGGCGCCCGCGACTTTCTGGTGCCCAGCCGCCTGAACGAAGGCGAATTCTACGCGCTGCCCCAGAGCCCGCAGCTGTTCAAGCAGATGCTGATGATGGCCGGCTACGACCGGTACTACCAGCTGGCCCGCTGCTTCCGCGACGAGGACCTGCGTTCGGACCGCCAGCCGGACTTCACGCAGCTGGACATGGAAATGAGCTTCGTGGACCAGGAAGACGTGCTGGACATGAATTCCCGGCTGCTGGCCCACATTTTCGGGCAGGTGATGGGCCAGCAGCTGAGCCTGCCCCTGCCCCGCCTCACCTATCAAGAGGCGATGGATAAGTACGGCTCCGACAAGCCGGACCTGCGCTTCGAGCACGCCCTGGTGGACGTGACCGACCTGTTCGCAGGCGGCGAGTTCAAGGCGTTCGCGGGCGCGGAGGCCGTCAAGGTGATTGCCGCGCCGGAGCTGACGCGAAAGGCCATTGACGAGCTGGAGCGCGTCGCCAAGCAGAACGGGGCCGGCGGCCTGGCCTGGCTGAAGCGCGGCGGCGAGGGCTTTACCGGCGGGATTTCCAAGTTCGTGGCCGGCATCACCCCGCAGCTGCTGAAGCGCACGGGCGTGGAGGACGGCGGCACGCTGCTGTTCACTGCCGGCGACTGGCGCACGGCGGTGGAGGCCCTGGGTGCCGTGCGGCTGGCCCTGCGTGACCTGTTCGACTGGACAGCGGGCGGCCCACAGTTCGCGCCACTGTGGGTGACCGACTTCCCGCAGCTGGACTACGACAAGGACTCGGGCACCTGGACCTACATGCACCACCCCTTTACCGCCCCGCACCCGGACGACACCGCACTGTTCGGCACCGAGCGGCAGCATGAAATCCGCGCGCAGGCCTACGACCTGGTGATGAACGGCTTTGAAATCGGCGGCGGCAGCGTGCGGATTCATAGCCCGCAGACGCAGCGCGAGATGTTCCGCGCCATCGGCCTGAGCGACGAGGAAGCGCAGGAAAAGTTCGGCTTCTTCCTCGAAGCGCTGGAGTACGGCACCCCCCCACACGGCGGCGCAGCCTGGGGCTTCGACCGCCTGGTGATGGTGCTAAGCGGCGCGGCCAGCATCCGCGACGTGATTGCTTTCCCCAAGAACAACCGCGGCCAGGACCTGATGGCGGGTGCGCCCTCGCCGGTCGCGGAAGGCCAGCTGGAAGAACTGGGCCTCCGGGTTCAGGAGTAA
- the uvrC gene encoding excinuclease ABC subunit UvrC, producing MQLADLPVLPVTSGVYIFRKGGTPIYIGKANNLRGRVMQHFKAGGKSGKFTALADELEFITTKGEVEALVLEANLIKQHRPHYNVLLKDGKHYPFLKLTNEEFPMLIVTRKVLSDGASYYGPYPDASAVRRVKHLIDTMFPLRKNSGLPMKLKPRPCLNYHMGRCLAPCIQAADPLAYAQVVDDVKALLEGRAAPVLRRLREEMKEAALRQDFEMAARLRDRVSAVEKLFGNEQHAFISEEADLDFLGVAQAGEYAMVQLFRMRGGRVVSRDKRFLTGDEASTPGEILSAFMQDYYTQATHLPPLVLLPAELEDTALWAEFLSERAGHRVSVRLPRRGDKVDLVEMAQRNAGHGLESELAVLERRGDHPGLDALREVLALADRPWRIEGYDNSNLFGTHIVSGMIVLEGGRARKSEYRRFKVRGLDHPDDYAAMRQTVYRRFTGSLSDKLPLPDLLLIDGGRGQVNAALDALKEAGVQVPVVGLAKREEIIVLPSPYGAQWWLTGGTVLGDGKELILPHTHPALRVLIHARDEVHHYAVSYNRKLRGQAMTASIFDDLPGIGQKRRDALLEHFTSLEELRAADVAHIAAVPGMGMKAAQAVKAFLQTRV from the coding sequence GTGCAACTGGCCGACCTGCCCGTCCTCCCCGTGACCTCTGGCGTGTACATCTTCCGCAAGGGGGGCACGCCGATTTATATCGGCAAGGCCAACAACCTGCGTGGGCGGGTGATGCAGCATTTCAAGGCAGGCGGCAAGAGCGGCAAGTTCACGGCTTTGGCCGATGAGCTGGAATTTATTACCACCAAGGGTGAAGTGGAAGCCTTGGTGCTGGAAGCCAACCTGATCAAGCAGCACCGGCCGCACTACAACGTGCTGCTCAAAGACGGCAAGCACTATCCGTTCCTGAAGCTCACGAACGAGGAATTCCCGATGCTGATCGTGACGCGCAAGGTGCTCAGCGACGGGGCCAGCTACTACGGGCCGTATCCGGACGCCTCGGCGGTGCGGCGGGTTAAGCACCTGATCGACACCATGTTTCCGCTGCGCAAGAACTCCGGCCTGCCCATGAAGCTCAAACCGCGCCCCTGCCTGAACTACCACATGGGCCGCTGCCTGGCCCCCTGCATTCAGGCGGCCGACCCGCTGGCCTACGCACAGGTGGTGGACGACGTCAAAGCGTTGCTGGAAGGCCGCGCGGCGCCGGTGCTGCGCCGCCTCCGTGAGGAGATGAAAGAGGCCGCACTGCGCCAGGATTTCGAGATGGCCGCCCGGCTGCGTGACCGCGTCTCAGCGGTGGAAAAGCTGTTCGGCAACGAGCAACACGCCTTTATCAGCGAAGAAGCGGACCTGGACTTTCTGGGTGTAGCGCAGGCCGGCGAATACGCGATGGTGCAGCTGTTCCGCATGCGCGGCGGCCGGGTGGTCAGCCGGGACAAGCGCTTCCTGACCGGGGACGAGGCCAGCACGCCCGGCGAGATTCTGAGCGCCTTTATGCAGGACTACTACACCCAGGCCACCCACCTGCCCCCGCTGGTGCTGCTGCCCGCCGAGCTGGAAGACACGGCGCTGTGGGCCGAGTTCCTCTCCGAGCGGGCCGGGCACCGGGTCAGCGTGCGGCTGCCCAGGCGCGGCGACAAGGTGGACCTGGTGGAAATGGCGCAGCGCAACGCCGGACACGGCCTGGAATCCGAGCTGGCCGTGCTGGAGCGGCGCGGCGATCATCCCGGTCTGGACGCCCTGCGCGAGGTGCTGGCCCTGGCGGACCGCCCCTGGCGCATCGAGGGCTACGACAACTCCAACCTGTTCGGCACCCACATCGTGTCGGGAATGATCGTGCTGGAAGGCGGCCGTGCCCGCAAGAGCGAGTACCGCCGCTTCAAGGTGAGGGGCCTGGACCACCCCGACGACTACGCGGCGATGCGCCAGACGGTTTACCGGCGCTTTACCGGGTCCCTGAGCGACAAGCTCCCGCTGCCGGACCTGCTCCTGATCGACGGCGGGCGCGGTCAGGTGAATGCGGCCCTGGACGCGCTGAAAGAAGCCGGCGTGCAGGTGCCGGTGGTGGGTCTTGCCAAACGTGAGGAAATTATCGTGCTGCCCTCGCCCTACGGCGCCCAGTGGTGGCTGACCGGCGGCACCGTGCTGGGCGACGGCAAGGAGCTGATTCTGCCGCACACCCACCCGGCGCTGCGGGTCCTGATTCACGCCCGCGACGAGGTGCACCACTACGCGGTGAGCTACAACCGCAAGCTGCGCGGTCAGGCGATGACCGCCAGCATCTTCGATGACCTGCCCGGTATCGGCCAGAAGCGGCGCGACGCCCTGCTGGAGCATTTCACCAGCCTGGAAGAACTGCGGGCCGCTGACGTGGCCCACATCGCCGCCGTGCCTGGCATGGGGATGAAAGCGGCCCAGGCGGTCAAGGCCTTCTTGCAGACACGGGTGTAA
- a CDS encoding DegV family protein: MIAVLTDSTCDLPPAALRDLGAGMLPLEVRLNGQTLRDWEEVTPQQVFGQLERGAEVRTGPVEVSAFRQRYRELLERYDGVVSIHISSGLSQTVAHARQAVAALNEADRIRVIDSGVSSVLVASATLAAQRAAARGGTLQEVEQAAAQTLASQYGEFTVPSLEYLRRGGRISAVQHAVGNLLGLRPVVAFERGQLKAVRRVGTEQAAQDILLRLRERFGSEPVSVAVGLAGHSPERLRELREQMKASGLNIRAGRTQLIGSVIGAHTGPGMFAFVAEPFRGH, encoded by the coding sequence ATGATTGCCGTGCTGACCGATTCCACCTGTGACCTTCCTCCAGCGGCACTTCGCGACCTGGGAGCAGGAATGCTGCCCCTGGAAGTCCGGCTGAATGGCCAGACGCTGCGCGACTGGGAAGAGGTCACCCCCCAGCAGGTGTTCGGGCAGCTGGAGCGGGGCGCCGAAGTCCGCACCGGGCCGGTGGAGGTCAGTGCCTTTCGCCAGCGCTACCGCGAGCTGCTGGAGCGCTACGACGGCGTGGTGTCCATCCATATCTCCTCGGGCCTCTCGCAGACGGTGGCCCACGCCCGCCAGGCCGTCGCCGCCCTGAACGAAGCGGACCGCATCCGGGTAATCGACAGCGGCGTCTCCTCGGTGCTGGTGGCTTCGGCCACGCTGGCGGCGCAGCGAGCGGCGGCGCGGGGCGGCACCCTGCAGGAAGTCGAGCAGGCGGCGGCGCAGACCCTGGCCAGCCAGTACGGCGAATTCACCGTGCCTTCCCTGGAATACCTGCGGCGGGGCGGGCGTATCAGTGCGGTGCAGCACGCCGTGGGCAACCTGCTGGGGCTGCGCCCGGTGGTGGCCTTCGAGCGAGGACAGCTGAAAGCCGTACGCCGCGTCGGCACAGAGCAGGCCGCACAGGACATTCTGCTGCGGCTGCGGGAACGCTTTGGCAGCGAGCCGGTCAGCGTGGCCGTGGGGCTGGCCGGACACAGCCCAGAGCGCCTGCGGGAGTTGCGGGAGCAGATGAAGGCTTCCGGGCTGAACATCCGCGCCGGGCGCACGCAGCTGATCGGGTCCGTGATCGGCGCCCACACCGGCCCCGGCATGTTCGCCTTCGTGGCCGAGCCGTTCAGAGGCCACTGA
- the bshA gene encoding N-acetyl-alpha-D-glucosaminyl L-malate synthase BshA yields the protein MTSLNIAVLCHTGAGGSGVVATELGLLIAAQGHAVHFVGPAVPFRLAQRCAVHGPYFHQIGSFAYALFDQPYPELSAANTLAEVILEQGVQLTHAHYAIPHATAALHAHAITGRAPVVTTLHGTDVTLVGAEPAFFHTTRHAIERSHHVTAVSRFLAEQTREVFRTEREIEVIYNFVDSQRFRPVHDPALREQFAREDEALLIHVSNFRPVKRVADVIDTFAGVLSELPARLLMVGDGPERVPALERAQRLGIADRVTFLGSFPDVQTVLGLSDLFLLPSSKESFGLSALEAMSCEVPVVAARAGGIPEVVDHGVSGLLAAVGDVDGLTQAALDILRDRSVRVRMGQAARRRAVEEFHPSRIVPQYLAAYRRTLELRE from the coding sequence ATGACTTCGCTGAATATCGCCGTGCTGTGCCATACCGGAGCAGGCGGCTCGGGGGTGGTGGCCACCGAGCTGGGCCTCCTCATCGCCGCCCAGGGCCACGCCGTGCATTTCGTGGGGCCGGCGGTGCCGTTCCGGCTGGCTCAGCGCTGCGCGGTGCATGGGCCTTACTTTCACCAGATCGGGTCGTTCGCCTACGCCCTGTTCGACCAGCCGTATCCGGAACTCTCGGCGGCCAACACGCTGGCCGAGGTCATTCTGGAACAGGGGGTGCAGCTGACCCACGCCCACTACGCCATTCCGCATGCCACGGCGGCGCTGCACGCCCACGCCATCACAGGCCGGGCCCCGGTGGTCACCACCCTGCACGGCACCGACGTGACCCTGGTGGGGGCCGAGCCGGCCTTTTTCCACACCACCCGCCACGCCATCGAGCGCTCGCACCATGTCACGGCGGTGTCGCGCTTTCTGGCCGAGCAGACCCGCGAGGTGTTCCGTACGGAGCGCGAGATCGAAGTGATCTACAACTTCGTGGACTCGCAGCGCTTCCGCCCGGTCCACGACCCGGCCCTGCGGGAACAGTTCGCCCGTGAGGACGAGGCCCTCTTGATTCACGTGAGCAACTTCCGCCCGGTCAAGCGGGTGGCCGACGTGATCGACACGTTTGCAGGCGTCCTTTCCGAACTGCCGGCCCGGCTCCTGATGGTCGGGGACGGCCCCGAGCGTGTCCCGGCGCTGGAGCGGGCGCAGCGGCTGGGCATCGCGGACCGGGTGACCTTTTTGGGGTCCTTTCCGGATGTGCAGACGGTGCTGGGCCTCAGCGACCTGTTTTTGCTGCCCAGCAGCAAGGAGAGCTTCGGCCTGAGCGCCCTGGAAGCCATGAGCTGCGAGGTGCCGGTGGTGGCGGCCCGCGCCGGGGGGATTCCCGAGGTGGTCGACCACGGCGTGAGCGGCCTGCTGGCCGCAGTGGGCGACGTGGACGGGCTGACCCAGGCGGCACTGGATATCCTGCGCGACCGCTCGGTGCGGGTGCGGATGGGCCAGGCGGCCCGGCGGCGGGCGGTGGAGGAATTTCACCCCTCGCGCATCGTGCCGCAGTACCTGGCGGCTTACCGGCGCACGCTGGAGCTGCGTGAATAG
- the sucD gene encoding succinate--CoA ligase subunit alpha, producing the protein MGILVNKDSKVIVQGMTGSEGAKHSRAMKEFGTQVVAGVTPGKGGQDFEGWPIYNSVAEAKEKHGANVSIIFVPPAGAADAVLEAAHAGIPLIVLITEGVPTVDMMRAVQEVKALDAESRKNGGEGIRLIGGNCPGLVTNGEAKVGIMPNRIYTNPGRIGLISRSGTLTYEAAKLLNDAGMGTSTTVGIGGDPVIGTTFADVLPMFEADEGTDAVVVIGEIGGADEEAAAEYIKNNMKKPVVAFISGRSAPAGKRMGHAGAIIMGDVGTPESKLAAFKAANVPVADTMPEIVDLVKAALNK; encoded by the coding sequence ATGGGCATTCTGGTTAACAAAGACAGCAAAGTCATCGTGCAGGGCATGACCGGCTCCGAAGGCGCCAAGCACAGCCGCGCCATGAAGGAGTTCGGCACCCAGGTGGTGGCCGGCGTGACCCCCGGCAAGGGCGGCCAGGACTTCGAGGGCTGGCCCATCTACAACTCGGTGGCCGAGGCCAAGGAGAAGCACGGCGCCAACGTGAGCATCATCTTCGTGCCGCCGGCCGGCGCCGCTGACGCCGTGCTGGAAGCCGCGCACGCCGGCATCCCCCTGATCGTCCTGATCACCGAAGGCGTGCCCACCGTGGACATGATGCGCGCCGTGCAGGAAGTCAAGGCCCTGGACGCCGAAAGCCGCAAGAATGGCGGCGAAGGTATCCGTCTGATCGGCGGCAACTGCCCCGGCCTGGTGACCAACGGCGAAGCCAAAGTGGGCATCATGCCCAACCGCATCTACACCAACCCCGGCCGCATCGGCCTGATCAGCCGCTCGGGCACCCTGACCTACGAAGCCGCCAAGCTGCTGAACGACGCAGGCATGGGCACCTCCACCACCGTGGGAATCGGCGGTGACCCCGTGATCGGCACCACCTTCGCCGACGTGCTGCCGATGTTCGAAGCCGACGAAGGCACCGACGCCGTGGTCGTGATTGGTGAAATCGGTGGCGCTGATGAAGAAGCCGCTGCCGAGTACATCAAGAACAACATGAAAAAGCCCGTTGTGGCCTTTATCTCGGGCCGCAGCGCCCCTGCCGGCAAGCGCATGGGCCACGCCGGCGCCATCATCATGGGCGACGTGGGCACCCCCGAAAGCAAGCTGGCGGCCTTCAAGGCGGCGAACGTGCCGGTGGCCGACACCATGCCCGAAATCGTGGACCTGGTCAAGGCGGCGCTGAACAAATAA